In Deferribacter desulfuricans SSM1, the following are encoded in one genomic region:
- a CDS encoding helix-turn-helix transcriptional regulator: MKGIALTIEILELLKKHRKVTTKLVADELGVSVRTAQRYMAELLNIPGLLYYDPDDHTYSLLENVKFTDVNLPKTEIQFLAALLEYVKKFVTPKTKAHIDKILKKILHINSVEVVKFINNPTSTYIDIDKIMDTLSEIDDAIKHRQEIEFYYEKYGKKYTVKPLCVLIDNGFWYLLAKHENTLKKFSIDLIKDVRILMKFFEISQQEIDELINNASSIWFEEKEKVKVIAEIDSEVAFYFKRKEIFPQQKIEEELDNEKLLITFYVSNDEELLYFVRPWAEYVQIKEPYEYIKVIKKFVENIIKKYSTHL; encoded by the coding sequence ATGAAGGGAATAGCTCTAACTATTGAAATACTTGAACTATTAAAAAAACATAGGAAAGTAACAACCAAGCTTGTTGCAGACGAATTAGGAGTCAGCGTAAGAACTGCTCAAAGATATATGGCAGAGTTATTAAATATCCCCGGGCTTTTATATTATGATCCAGACGATCACACTTATTCATTGCTTGAAAATGTAAAATTTACAGATGTAAATCTGCCAAAAACAGAAATTCAATTTCTGGCAGCATTACTTGAATATGTAAAAAAGTTTGTCACACCAAAAACCAAGGCACATATTGATAAAATTTTAAAAAAGATTTTACATATAAATTCGGTTGAAGTCGTAAAATTTATCAATAATCCCACATCCACATACATTGATATTGATAAAATTATGGATACTCTTTCTGAAATAGATGATGCAATTAAACACCGTCAAGAGATAGAATTTTATTATGAAAAGTATGGGAAAAAATATACAGTTAAACCTTTGTGCGTACTAATAGATAATGGATTCTGGTACTTATTGGCAAAACATGAAAACACATTAAAAAAATTTTCAATTGACCTTATCAAAGATGTAAGAATCCTTATGAAATTCTTTGAAATCTCTCAACAGGAAATTGATGAACTGATAAACAATGCCAGTAGTATTTGGTTTGAGGAAAAAGAGAAAGTTAAAGTAATCGCTGAAATAGATTCAGAAGTTGCCTTTTATTTTAAAAGAAAAGAAATATTTCCTCAGCAAAAAATTGAAGAAGAATTAGATAATGAAAAATTATTAATAACTTTTTATGTATCAAATGACGAAGAGTTGTTGTATTTTGTTCGTCCCTGGGCTGAATATGTTCAAATTAAAGAACCTTATGAATACATAAAAGTTATCAAGAAATTTGTTGAAAATATTATTAAAAAGTATTCAACACATTTATAA
- a CDS encoding AAA family ATPase, with the protein MESLIMRIHEIYNDEKILNNLNVKNEITDKLEKLFDISTPEANLLGFFIAKSIDNSEGVAIKQYCNNLTTKKYLEIIAFIISLENQKIVTTKPNELHIFDNQKTVLDPNVKVEAYVLKKLLKEDKLEEKIKIDELKDEIEILNVLIKPIAELEQSEVSFTMLAKELQGLINRLPKTSLTYRILSRYSFEEQFLFLYLVYSILQPYYSPTEIFNNYISITAKETKKYLKFLYKIINRELPIIKDNIIIIDNEYTDLSSLDINLKINDFILARLFAQKNHLFLSNTLEFKEYQLKEKIVFNEKIERNIKIIKQTIVDGITKKVLIHGESGTGKTTVAYHLSTLTGKKLISVNYKDFLPYANKNHSFLLNKVFDVFTSVELIENEKFILFFDDIERFLFPGSNFLSNKITYEFIEYLKNFSGILIVTTKELEKLPLHLKNQFDVILKMEFPNKTTIQKILQHNIQDISLDEIKKLSEYPLTYYQVNNLVSYYKNFKYFPLELIIDGIF; encoded by the coding sequence ATGGAAAGTTTAATAATGAGAATTCACGAAATTTATAATGATGAAAAAATATTAAATAATTTAAATGTAAAAAATGAAATAACCGATAAGTTAGAAAAGCTTTTTGATATATCAACTCCTGAGGCCAATCTTTTAGGATTTTTTATTGCTAAAAGTATAGATAACTCTGAGGGTGTTGCTATTAAGCAATATTGTAATAACCTTACAACTAAAAAATATTTAGAGATAATAGCTTTTATTATCAGTCTTGAAAATCAAAAAATAGTAACAACAAAACCTAATGAGCTTCACATATTTGACAATCAAAAGACAGTTTTAGACCCTAATGTAAAAGTTGAAGCGTATGTGTTAAAAAAGCTTTTAAAAGAGGATAAATTAGAAGAAAAAATTAAAATAGATGAACTAAAAGATGAAATTGAAATTTTAAATGTTTTGATTAAGCCAATAGCTGAGTTGGAACAATCTGAAGTTTCATTTACTATGTTAGCAAAGGAACTTCAAGGATTGATTAACAGATTACCTAAAACATCTTTAACTTATAGGATATTGTCAAGATATTCTTTTGAAGAACAATTTTTATTTTTATATTTAGTTTATTCTATCTTACAACCCTATTATTCACCAACAGAAATATTTAACAACTACATTTCGATTACTGCGAAAGAGACTAAAAAATATTTAAAATTTTTGTACAAGATTATAAATAGGGAATTACCAATTATTAAAGATAATATAATAATAATTGATAATGAGTATACAGATCTTTCTTCTTTGGATATAAATCTAAAGATAAATGATTTTATACTGGCAAGGCTCTTTGCCCAAAAAAATCATTTGTTTTTATCAAATACCTTGGAATTTAAAGAATATCAATTAAAAGAGAAAATAGTTTTTAATGAAAAAATTGAAAGAAATATCAAAATTATAAAACAAACTATTGTCGATGGTATTACGAAGAAAGTATTAATTCATGGTGAAAGTGGCACAGGTAAAACTACAGTGGCATATCATTTATCAACTCTTACAGGGAAAAAGTTAATATCAGTAAACTACAAGGATTTTTTGCCATATGCAAATAAAAATCATTCTTTTTTATTGAATAAAGTTTTTGATGTTTTTACTTCAGTAGAGTTAATTGAAAATGAGAAATTTATTTTATTTTTTGATGATATTGAACGGTTTCTATTTCCTGGTTCTAATTTTCTTTCTAACAAAATAACTTACGAATTTATTGAATATTTAAAAAATTTTTCTGGAATTTTAATTGTAACAACAAAAGAATTAGAAAAGTTACCGTTACATTTAAAAAATCAATTTGATGTTATTTTGAAAATGGAATTTCCAAATAAAACTACAATACAGAAAATTTTGCAGCACAATATACAGGATATTTCACTTGATGAAATCAAAAAATTATCAGAATATCCTTTAACTTATTATCAAGTAAATAATCTGGTATCTTACTACAAAAATTTTAAGTACTTTCCTTTAGAATTAATTATAGATGGGATTTTTTAA
- a CDS encoding DNA polymerase III subunit alpha: MKRDFIHLHLHTQYSLLDGAIHISELMKKLKEHGSKAVAITDHGTMYGIVDFYTQALANDIKPIIGCEVYVAPDSRFNKNYSKKEDKSYHLVLLAKNNAGLKNLQYLVSLGHIEGFYYKPRIDKELLAKYSKGLIGLSACLASEPAQKALTDGYAAAKESALEYYEIFGKDNYYLEIQDNNIPEQYIVNTIFMEISRETGIPIVATNNCHFLNKEDYSSHQVLMCIQYQQTLNDPNRRDSHSSELFVKSPEEMWQAFGEIEEALINTVKIAERCNVSMTFGELHLPVYDVPEGYTLKTYLEHIAKEGLHKRLAKVPLELHSKYYQRLEYELKIIHEKGYDGYYLIVWDFINFARKNKIPVGPGRGSGAGSLVAYAVGITDIDPIKYKLLFERFLNPERKSMPDFDIDICMNRREEVIDYVRNKYGHDRVAQIITFGKLLARGVIRDVGRVLEIPLKTVDKIAKMIPAKPDLTLKKALEMDPELKPNIESIEKGKELLEHALKLEGLLRNAGMHAAGVVISDKPLVEYVPLCKGQNDEVVTQFEKDTLEKVGLVKLDFLGLKNLTVIDYASKLIRKSKDPNFDISAIPLDDKKTFELLSSGETTGVFQLESSGMKNLLKKLKPTTFEDIIVLVALYRPGPIGSGILDDFLKRKHGLQEVTYPLPELEEILKETYGIIVYQEQVMQIAQIVAGYSLGSADLLRRAMGKKKPEEMAKHRKIFLYGDEKLGIEGAVKRGFDEKIASEIFDLMAKFAEYGFNKSHSAAYAMVSYQTAYLKAHYPVEYMASIITQEFEFKYNYRIEELIAECNNMGITVLLPDINKSEKDTVVERNLIKVGLKAIHDNDEIIDKIIFERNRNGEFKNLKDFCKRIDLTIVNKNAISSFIKYGAMDSFGKSRKQLLQVLNDTIKLCLQEQKWKKTGIITIENLLKTSDK, encoded by the coding sequence ATGAAAAGGGATTTTATTCACCTTCATCTTCATACACAGTACTCGCTTCTTGATGGAGCAATCCATATCTCAGAACTTATGAAAAAATTGAAAGAACATGGTTCAAAAGCCGTAGCAATTACAGATCATGGAACTATGTACGGCATAGTTGATTTCTACACCCAAGCTCTGGCCAACGATATAAAACCTATCATCGGTTGTGAAGTTTACGTTGCTCCGGATTCCAGATTCAACAAAAATTACAGTAAAAAAGAGGATAAAAGCTACCATCTGGTACTGCTTGCCAAAAACAATGCAGGATTGAAGAATCTCCAGTATCTTGTCAGTCTCGGCCATATAGAAGGATTTTATTACAAACCAAGAATAGATAAAGAACTCCTTGCCAAATATTCTAAAGGATTAATTGGTTTATCAGCCTGTCTTGCAAGTGAGCCTGCACAGAAAGCTTTAACTGATGGTTATGCTGCCGCTAAAGAATCAGCTTTAGAATATTATGAGATTTTTGGTAAAGATAATTACTACCTTGAAATACAGGATAATAATATTCCAGAGCAGTATATTGTAAATACTATTTTCATGGAAATATCAAGAGAGACAGGGATTCCAATTGTTGCAACAAACAACTGTCACTTTTTAAACAAAGAAGATTATAGCTCACATCAGGTTCTGATGTGTATTCAATATCAGCAAACTTTAAACGACCCCAACAGAAGAGATTCTCACTCCTCAGAGCTTTTTGTTAAATCACCTGAGGAGATGTGGCAGGCTTTTGGAGAAATCGAAGAAGCATTAATCAACACTGTAAAAATAGCAGAGCGCTGCAATGTTTCAATGACCTTTGGAGAACTACATCTACCTGTTTATGACGTCCCAGAAGGATATACACTAAAAACCTATTTAGAACACATTGCCAAAGAAGGGCTTCATAAAAGATTAGCAAAAGTACCATTAGAACTGCATTCAAAATATTATCAAAGGTTAGAATACGAGCTTAAAATAATCCATGAAAAAGGGTATGATGGATATTATCTGATTGTCTGGGATTTTATCAACTTTGCCAGAAAAAATAAAATACCTGTTGGCCCAGGTAGAGGCTCTGGAGCTGGTTCTCTTGTAGCCTATGCAGTAGGTATCACAGATATTGACCCTATAAAATACAAACTCCTTTTTGAAAGATTCTTAAATCCTGAGCGTAAAAGTATGCCCGATTTTGACATCGATATTTGCATGAATAGAAGAGAAGAAGTGATAGATTATGTGAGAAACAAATATGGTCATGACAGAGTAGCACAGATTATCACTTTCGGTAAACTACTTGCAAGAGGTGTAATAAGAGATGTGGGAAGAGTTTTAGAAATCCCACTTAAAACTGTTGATAAAATAGCAAAAATGATTCCAGCAAAACCAGATCTCACGCTAAAAAAGGCATTGGAAATGGATCCAGAACTAAAACCAAATATCGAAAGTATAGAAAAAGGGAAAGAGTTATTAGAGCATGCGTTAAAGTTAGAAGGTTTACTTAGAAATGCAGGGATGCATGCTGCAGGTGTAGTAATCTCTGATAAACCATTAGTGGAGTATGTCCCTCTTTGTAAAGGTCAAAATGATGAAGTTGTCACCCAGTTTGAAAAAGATACTCTTGAGAAGGTAGGACTTGTTAAACTTGACTTTTTAGGATTGAAAAACCTTACAGTAATAGATTATGCCTCAAAACTCATCAGAAAATCAAAAGACCCAAATTTTGATATTTCAGCTATCCCTTTGGATGATAAAAAGACCTTTGAACTGCTATCAAGCGGTGAAACCACTGGAGTTTTCCAGCTTGAAAGTAGTGGAATGAAAAATCTTCTAAAAAAATTAAAACCTACGACATTTGAAGATATTATTGTGCTGGTTGCATTATACAGACCTGGTCCTATTGGAAGTGGGATTCTCGATGACTTTTTAAAAAGAAAGCATGGTCTGCAAGAAGTTACTTACCCACTACCAGAGTTAGAAGAGATACTAAAAGAAACCTACGGTATCATCGTTTATCAAGAGCAGGTTATGCAAATTGCTCAAATTGTCGCTGGATATTCACTGGGTAGCGCGGATTTACTTAGAAGAGCAATGGGTAAGAAGAAACCTGAAGAGATGGCTAAACACAGGAAAATTTTCCTTTATGGTGATGAGAAGCTAGGGATAGAGGGAGCTGTAAAAAGAGGATTTGATGAAAAGATAGCTTCAGAAATTTTTGATTTAATGGCAAAATTTGCTGAATACGGTTTTAACAAAAGTCACTCGGCAGCTTACGCCATGGTGAGTTATCAAACAGCTTATTTAAAGGCACACTACCCTGTGGAATATATGGCATCTATTATAACTCAAGAGTTTGAATTTAAATATAATTATAGAATAGAAGAATTAATTGCTGAATGTAACAACATGGGGATAACCGTATTGTTACCAGACATCAATAAATCTGAGAAAGATACTGTTGTAGAAAGAAATCTAATTAAAGTTGGTCTCAAGGCAATACATGATAACGATGAAATAATTGATAAAATTATTTTTGAAAGAAATAGGAATGGTGAGTTTAAAAATCTTAAAGATTTTTGCAAACGGATTGATTTAACAATAGTAAATAAAAATGCAATAAGCTCATTTATCAAATATGGTGCTATGGATTCCTTTGGTAAAAGTAGAAAACAATTATTACAGGTTTTGAATGATACAATAAAGTTATGTTTGCAAGAACAAAAGTGGAAAAAGACAGGAATAATTACAATTGAAAACCTCTTAAAAACGTCTGATAAATAA
- a CDS encoding type IV toxin-antitoxin system AbiEi family antitoxin domain-containing protein codes for MQRIDNKNFNLNNFLLTLLSKGRYCFTLNEIRNISKLSDKAIHQALYRAKKSNKIAQIRQEFYVIIPPEFYDRKMIPPYLFIDDMMKFLNKTYYVSMFSAASMLGAGHQQPMLFQLIIEPPALRNIKKEHLEIHFFIKKQIDINYIVKKKTKAGYINVSSVELTILDLILYHHRIGGIGRNLPILEELLEDADVEKIHEIAIRHNLKTSFQRLGFISDVLLGYKEVSDFIYKHLNKTKKIPLSLLHPAKGKLDKKWKIIVNTEVEL; via the coding sequence ATGCAAAGAATAGATAATAAGAACTTTAACCTAAATAATTTTCTATTAACTTTACTATCCAAAGGTAGATACTGTTTTACCTTAAATGAAATTAGAAATATAAGTAAATTATCTGATAAAGCTATTCATCAGGCACTTTACAGAGCAAAAAAAAGTAATAAAATTGCTCAAATCAGACAAGAGTTTTATGTAATAATCCCCCCAGAGTTCTATGATAGAAAAATGATACCACCTTATCTATTCATAGACGATATGATGAAATTTCTGAATAAAACATATTATGTATCCATGTTTTCTGCTGCATCAATGCTTGGAGCAGGACACCAGCAACCAATGCTTTTTCAGCTGATAATCGAACCACCAGCTTTAAGAAATATAAAAAAAGAACATTTAGAGATCCATTTTTTTATAAAAAAGCAAATTGATATTAATTACATTGTTAAGAAAAAAACTAAAGCCGGTTATATAAACGTTTCATCTGTAGAGCTAACCATTTTAGACCTTATTTTATACCATCATAGAATAGGAGGAATCGGTAGGAACTTACCTATTCTTGAAGAATTATTGGAAGATGCAGATGTTGAGAAGATTCATGAAATAGCAATTAGACATAATCTCAAGACCAGTTTTCAAAGGCTGGGTTTCATTTCTGATGTTTTACTGGGATATAAAGAAGTCTCCGATTTCATTTATAAGCACTTAAATAAAACCAAGAAAATACCTCTGTCGCTATTACATCCGGCAAAAGGCAAATTGGATAAAAAATGGAAAATTATTGTTAATACCGAGGTAGAGTTATGA
- a CDS encoding nucleotidyl transferase AbiEii/AbiGii toxin family protein, with amino-acid sequence MSNGWCNKSAIVNTFCLEELLATKLRALYQRKKGRDLFDLYYVLKNREVDVEKVIFCFKKYMEHDGNNITKKDFMKNLDEKLNDADFIGDIYALLVPNIQYNNLEAYLYMLMLI; translated from the coding sequence TTGTCTAATGGATGGTGTAACAAATCAGCTATAGTAAATACTTTTTGCCTGGAAGAGTTACTTGCAACAAAGTTGAGGGCATTATATCAAAGAAAAAAGGGAAGAGATTTATTTGACTTGTATTATGTTTTGAAGAATAGAGAGGTTGATGTAGAAAAGGTAATATTCTGCTTTAAAAAATATATGGAACATGACGGTAACAATATTACAAAGAAAGATTTCATGAAAAATTTGGATGAGAAATTAAACGATGCTGATTTCATTGGTGACATTTACGCATTACTTGTGCCGAATATTCAATATAACAATTTAGAAGCATATCTTTATATGTTAATGCTAATATAA
- a CDS encoding ATP-binding protein, with protein MKKLPIGIQSFKEIRTENYYYVDKTHFVERLVGVGKYFFLSRPRRFGKSLFLDTLKEAFSGNRELFKGLYLYDNWDWDRKYPVIKISFGSGVINNADKLIKIINSYLDKISRDYDISLTEDIISLKFKELIENLAAKYDEKVVVLVDEYDKPILDRIDDIEVAKENREILKDFESVLKDADPYLKIVFLTGVSRFSKVSIFSGLNQLNDITLDERFATICGYTQSDLESVFADRIKDFDRKEVKEWYNGYSWLGEKVYNPFDILLLFDKKSFRPYWFETGTPTFLIKLLLDNKFYLPKLESLRASDEILSNLDVGFIRPENILFQTGYLTIKGTVSSGFKTKYVLSYPNLEVKMSLNNFFLIDVLSTLDIKEDTETVLEEALRVGDIEKLKKSLVSFFSSISHDWYRKNDLEEYEGFYASVVYALFNGAGLYTIAEDVTNRGKIDVTIIHNGKVYIIEFKVVDEDAENKALKQIKEKRYFEKYENRYSDIYLIGIEFSKKNRNIVSFEWENVET; from the coding sequence ATGAAGAAGTTGCCGATAGGTATACAGAGTTTTAAAGAAATCAGAACGGAAAATTATTATTACGTGGATAAAACGCATTTTGTTGAAAGATTGGTCGGAGTAGGTAAATATTTCTTCCTCAGTCGTCCACGCAGATTTGGTAAATCCCTTTTTCTTGATACATTGAAAGAGGCTTTTAGCGGAAATAGAGAATTATTCAAAGGTCTTTACCTTTATGACAATTGGGATTGGGATAGAAAGTACCCGGTAATAAAAATCAGTTTCGGCAGTGGAGTTATAAACAATGCCGATAAATTAATCAAAATCATAAATTCATATCTTGATAAGATTTCGAGGGACTATGATATATCGTTGACAGAGGATATTATAAGTCTGAAGTTTAAAGAGTTGATAGAAAATCTTGCAGCAAAATATGATGAAAAGGTTGTTGTACTTGTTGATGAGTATGACAAGCCAATACTGGATAGGATAGATGATATAGAGGTTGCGAAGGAGAACCGGGAGATATTGAAAGATTTTGAATCTGTATTAAAGGATGCAGACCCTTATTTAAAGATTGTATTTTTGACCGGTGTATCGAGGTTTTCCAAGGTATCGATATTTAGTGGATTGAATCAATTGAATGATATCACATTGGATGAAAGATTTGCCACAATTTGTGGCTATACACAATCAGATTTGGAGAGTGTTTTTGCAGATAGGATAAAAGATTTTGACAGAAAAGAAGTTAAAGAGTGGTACAATGGTTATAGCTGGCTTGGAGAGAAGGTTTACAATCCATTTGATATTTTACTTTTGTTTGATAAAAAGAGTTTTAGACCTTACTGGTTTGAGACAGGTACACCTACCTTTTTGATAAAACTGTTATTGGATAATAAATTTTATCTACCGAAATTAGAATCTTTAAGGGCAAGTGATGAAATATTATCCAATTTGGATGTGGGATTTATAAGACCTGAGAACATACTTTTTCAGACAGGGTATTTAACCATAAAGGGTACAGTTAGTTCAGGTTTTAAGACGAAGTATGTATTGTCGTATCCCAATTTAGAAGTGAAGATGAGTTTAAATAATTTCTTTTTAATAGATGTTTTATCTACGTTGGACATAAAAGAAGATACGGAGACAGTTTTAGAGGAAGCTTTGCGTGTTGGAGATATAGAGAAATTGAAAAAGAGTTTAGTTAGTTTTTTTTCATCGATATCTCATGATTGGTATAGGAAGAATGATTTGGAAGAGTATGAGGGTTTTTATGCATCTGTAGTTTATGCGTTATTTAATGGTGCTGGATTATATACGATAGCAGAAGATGTCACCAACAGGGGAAAAATAGACGTAACGATAATACATAATGGGAAAGTTTACATAATTGAGTTTAAAGTGGTTGATGAGGATGCGGAAAATAAAGCATTAAAACAGATAAAAGAAAAGAGATATTTTGAAAAGTATGAGAACAGATATTCAGATATTTACTTGATAGGCATAGAATTTAGCAAAAAAAATCGCAATATTGTTTCATTTGAATGGGAAAACGTTGAAACTTAA
- a CDS encoding type II toxin-antitoxin system PemK/MazF family toxin, giving the protein MVKRYVPEKGDIVHLDFNPTLGHEQKGKRYAVVVSHSYFNLKTGMSFVIPITSKIKNYPTHVIIEEGKINGAAMVDQMRSIDFKARNVQFVQKLSDSKMEKILDIIESIIFTEE; this is encoded by the coding sequence ATGGTAAAAAGATATGTTCCTGAAAAAGGTGATATCGTTCACCTTGATTTTAATCCTACTTTGGGGCATGAACAAAAGGGAAAGAGATATGCTGTTGTGGTCAGCCATTCTTATTTTAATTTAAAGACAGGGATGAGTTTTGTGATACCGATTACTTCAAAAATTAAAAATTATCCAACCCATGTTATCATTGAGGAAGGTAAAATAAATGGCGCTGCAATGGTGGATCAAATGAGAAGTATAGATTTTAAAGCAAGAAATGTACAATTTGTACAAAAGCTATCCGACAGTAAAATGGAAAAAATCTTAGACATCATTGAATCTATAATCTTTACGGAAGAATAA
- a CDS encoding AbrB/MazE/SpoVT family DNA-binding domain-containing protein codes for MAIIQKWGNSQGIRIPKRYLRKIGLDVGDVIEIEIKGNNLILKPVKSIKKPKINIYDLFEKDKDYKTEEYDWQKPQGKEVW; via the coding sequence ATGGCAATAATCCAAAAATGGGGAAATTCTCAAGGAATCAGAATACCTAAAAGATATCTAAGAAAAATCGGGCTTGATGTGGGAGATGTAATTGAAATTGAAATAAAAGGTAACAATTTAATTCTCAAACCAGTAAAATCCATTAAAAAACCTAAAATCAATATTTATGATCTTTTTGAAAAAGACAAAGATTACAAAACTGAAGAATATGACTGGCAAAAACCTCAAGGAAAAGAAGTATGGTAA
- a CDS encoding tyrosine-type recombinase/integrase, protein MRGIREIKTFYLRCTKCKKYVVLENVKLSKKSGQIFCPNCNSVLNDKVYIKNNKKFLNVSREYNIYYSDIKTKVKREQILKEINHLLRNKKEKQQITLIDFFFQHAPLIKPTGDYIDLYRLTHFVYYLLTVKYKNKLNLLMSELKESDIDDFLSFIENYEFKIERKNKESLLEKLLNIRRINNEFFVSEPINASNKNFFITLIKNHISYQPRKKQLAKNTIDKYINVIRSFLNNAKTHNYIEEKLYTHVYDNIKMSNKYKPRIIFLEEDEIHKLIASLKLSGAEEVYLKTLIAIETGWRRGDINKLTVKDIDFVNKIITTTISKTGDKLDSKPITEFTLNEIREYITKNNITDQLFKTRNNSKALKTAAKNAGIDKNVTMYVFRHTVATLLALSKDFYQKEIQEYMNHSKPDITNNYVKIAQAKFDNKIDSFKKSLFEPMLKSIDKNE, encoded by the coding sequence ATGCGCGGGATAAGAGAGATTAAAACATTTTACCTTAGATGTACCAAATGCAAAAAATATGTAGTCTTAGAAAATGTTAAATTAAGCAAAAAAAGTGGTCAGATATTCTGCCCTAACTGTAATAGTGTATTAAATGATAAAGTTTATATTAAAAACAATAAAAAGTTTTTAAACGTATCTCGCGAGTACAACATATACTATTCTGATATAAAAACTAAAGTAAAACGTGAACAAATTTTAAAAGAAATTAACCACCTACTTAGAAACAAGAAGGAAAAGCAGCAGATAACTTTAATAGATTTCTTTTTTCAACATGCTCCACTTATAAAACCAACTGGCGATTATATTGATCTTTATAGGTTAACTCATTTTGTCTATTATCTACTTACTGTAAAGTATAAAAACAAATTAAATTTATTAATGTCTGAACTCAAGGAAAGTGATATAGATGATTTCTTATCTTTTATAGAAAATTATGAGTTTAAAATTGAAAGAAAAAATAAAGAATCATTACTTGAAAAGTTGTTAAACATCAGGCGTATCAATAATGAATTTTTTGTTTCAGAGCCTATAAATGCTTCCAATAAAAATTTCTTTATAACTTTAATTAAAAATCATATATCTTATCAACCGAGAAAAAAGCAGTTGGCAAAGAACACTATTGATAAATATATTAACGTAATTCGCTCATTTTTAAACAATGCAAAAACGCACAATTACATAGAAGAAAAATTATATACTCATGTTTATGATAATATTAAAATGTCAAATAAATATAAACCTCGTATCATTTTCTTAGAAGAAGATGAAATACATAAGCTGATTGCATCCTTAAAGCTGTCTGGGGCTGAAGAAGTATATCTCAAAACACTCATAGCAATTGAGACAGGATGGCGTAGAGGTGATATTAATAAATTAACGGTTAAAGACATTGATTTTGTAAATAAGATTATAACAACAACAATAAGTAAAACTGGTGACAAACTGGATTCTAAACCGATTACAGAATTTACTTTAAACGAAATAAGAGAATACATTACAAAAAATAATATAACAGATCAATTGTTTAAAACAAGAAATAACTCAAAAGCATTAAAAACTGCGGCAAAAAATGCTGGAATTGATAAAAATGTTACAATGTATGTTTTTAGGCATACGGTAGCTACTTTATTGGCTTTAAGTAAAGATTTTTACCAAAAAGAAATTCAAGAGTATATGAATCATAGTAAACCTGATATTACCAATAATTATGTTAAGATAGCTCAGGCTAAATTTGATAATAAAATAGATAGCTTTAAAAAAAGTTTGTTTGAACCAATGCTTAAATCCATTGATAAAAATGAATAA
- a CDS encoding four helix bundle protein has protein sequence MKIEEMDVYKLSHDLTKRIYELQKKFPKEEIYGLVAQLRRSSSSIVANLIEGNYRFSKKEFKHFISISRGSCAELRYLIFLSYELGYLNEDEYQTLLRVCERIISMLTKLYNSF, from the coding sequence ATGAAAATTGAGGAAATGGATGTTTATAAACTTTCTCACGATTTGACTAAAAGAATATATGAATTACAAAAAAAATTTCCTAAAGAAGAAATTTATGGTTTAGTTGCACAACTTCGAAGAAGTAGCTCATCTATAGTAGCAAATTTAATAGAAGGGAATTATAGATTTAGCAAAAAAGAGTTTAAACATTTTATAAGTATTTCGAGGGGTTCATGTGCAGAGTTACGATATTTAATTTTTTTGAGTTATGAGTTGGGTTATCTAAATGAGGATGAGTATCAGACTCTGTTAAGGGTGTGTGAACGAATAATATCAATGTTAACAAAGCTGTATAACTCTTTTTGA